In the genome of Armatimonadota bacterium, one region contains:
- a CDS encoding iron ABC transporter permease produces MAEARFPWRALAGWCAVALAAWCLYLAVGSVPVPFGDLLRTLFHAGSGRDAGLETIVWQIRMPRALYCVGAGTLLAYVGTVFQALFRNPLSEPYVIGVASGAAVGGTTAVLVALDSGLGRVGFSALGAVLSLGFVLAISKGRRSLDVQTLLIGGVVAGSLLSGWTTLNLVLAGQDSGKVLWWLLGSTTPMFWDRALVLAAVAVVGFLLLYRTSRALNAMAVDEFVAGTQGVQTQRLKLTALVVGAVATGVVVGTVGMVGFVGLVAPHIARRMVGNDVRVVMPVSAAIGCSLLLCADLLAQRLKPGYELPLGAVTAVLGAPVLLWLLRSKGRTALPS; encoded by the coding sequence GTGGCGGAGGCTCGCTTTCCCTGGAGGGCCCTGGCGGGATGGTGCGCCGTCGCTCTCGCCGCGTGGTGCCTCTATCTGGCCGTGGGATCGGTCCCGGTCCCCTTCGGCGACCTCCTCCGCACGTTGTTCCATGCCGGCTCGGGCCGCGACGCCGGGCTCGAGACGATCGTGTGGCAGATCCGGATGCCGCGCGCCCTCTATTGTGTCGGTGCGGGAACCCTGCTCGCTTACGTCGGGACAGTGTTCCAAGCGCTGTTCCGCAACCCCCTCTCCGAGCCGTACGTCATCGGGGTGGCGAGCGGCGCCGCCGTCGGTGGGACGACCGCCGTCCTCGTCGCCCTTGACTCGGGGCTGGGCCGGGTCGGGTTCTCGGCCCTCGGTGCCGTCCTCAGCCTGGGGTTCGTCCTGGCGATCTCGAAGGGCCGGCGCTCGCTCGACGTCCAGACCCTGCTGATCGGCGGGGTCGTGGCGGGTTCACTGCTGTCCGGTTGGACGACCCTGAACCTCGTGTTGGCCGGACAAGACTCTGGCAAGGTCTTGTGGTGGCTCCTCGGGAGCACGACTCCGATGTTCTGGGACCGGGCTCTGGTGCTTGCGGCCGTGGCGGTCGTCGGGTTCCTTCTTTTGTACCGGACGTCAAGGGCCTTGAACGCGATGGCGGTCGACGAGTTCGTCGCCGGGACTCAAGGGGTGCAGACCCAGCGCTTGAAGCTCACGGCTCTCGTCGTCGGTGCCGTCGCGACGGGGGTCGTGGTCGGGACGGTCGGGATGGTGGGGTTCGTGGGCCTCGTCGCGCCCCATATCGCCCGAAGGATGGTCGGCAACGACGTCAGGGTCGTCATGCCCGTCTCAGCGGCCATCGGTTGTTCCCTGTTGTTGTGCGCCGATCTCTTGGCCCAACGGCTCAAGCCGGGTTACGAACTGCCGCTCGGCGCCGTTACGGCCGTCCTGGGCGCTCCCGTCCTTCTCTGGCTGTTGCGGTCTAAGGGTCGGACAGCGCTCCCATCATAA
- the hslU gene encoding ATP-dependent protease ATPase subunit HslU, translating to MSLPIEDLTPRQIVAELDRYIVGQDAAKRAVAVALRNRQRRQRVSPEERDDIVPKNILMIGPTGVGKTEIARRLAQLARAPFVKVEATKFTEVGYVGRDVDSMIRELVGNAVRLVEAEHLAAIRPAAQEAAVDEIVRLLDEQDHPDDANLSWSPLPFFGHAVEDDGEHDSEELRARAEQREAERDERRAKLADEVRQGVYDRRTVEVEVEEPQNNFLQVFTPQGMEEMGLEGLPMGGGTRRFTRKVTVAEAKEILVEVEAKRQTDTVAVNREAVYRTEQTGIVFVDEIDKVAMKGGGSGPEVSREGVQRDLLPVIEGCTVQSKFGPVRTDHVLFICAGAFHVSKPSDLIPELQGRLPIRVELEALTQDDFRRILKEPKNALTKQYRLLLQTEGVELEFTDDALDELALMAAAVNEKTENIGARRLHTMLEKLLEDEMFAAPDGSPRKVVVDRMMVQIRLSGLVDDPDRNRRIL from the coding sequence ATGTCCTTGCCCATCGAAGACCTGACGCCGCGACAGATCGTCGCCGAACTGGACAGGTACATCGTGGGGCAGGACGCCGCCAAACGGGCCGTCGCGGTCGCACTCCGGAACCGTCAGCGGCGCCAACGGGTCTCGCCCGAAGAACGGGACGACATCGTCCCTAAGAACATCCTCATGATCGGGCCGACGGGCGTGGGGAAGACCGAGATCGCCCGACGCCTTGCCCAACTGGCGAGGGCTCCGTTCGTCAAGGTCGAAGCGACGAAGTTCACTGAGGTCGGCTATGTCGGACGTGACGTCGACAGCATGATCCGCGAACTGGTCGGGAACGCGGTCCGCCTCGTCGAAGCCGAGCACCTTGCCGCGATCCGACCCGCGGCGCAAGAGGCTGCCGTAGACGAAATCGTCCGTTTGCTCGACGAACAGGACCATCCGGACGATGCGAACCTCTCTTGGTCGCCGCTCCCGTTCTTCGGCCATGCGGTCGAGGACGACGGAGAACACGACTCTGAAGAGTTGCGGGCCCGGGCCGAACAGCGGGAAGCCGAGCGGGACGAACGCCGGGCCAAGCTCGCGGACGAAGTCCGGCAGGGGGTCTACGACCGAAGGACCGTCGAGGTCGAAGTCGAGGAGCCGCAGAACAACTTCCTGCAGGTCTTCACGCCGCAAGGCATGGAAGAAATGGGGCTCGAGGGCCTACCGATGGGAGGGGGCACGCGAAGGTTCACGCGCAAGGTCACCGTCGCGGAGGCCAAAGAGATCCTGGTCGAGGTCGAAGCCAAACGGCAGACGGACACGGTCGCGGTCAACCGAGAGGCGGTCTACCGCACCGAACAGACCGGGATCGTGTTCGTCGACGAGATCGACAAGGTCGCGATGAAAGGGGGCGGATCTGGTCCGGAAGTGAGCCGGGAAGGCGTCCAGCGCGACCTGTTGCCCGTGATCGAAGGATGCACCGTTCAGTCCAAGTTCGGGCCCGTCCGGACGGACCACGTCCTCTTCATCTGTGCAGGCGCGTTCCATGTCAGCAAACCGAGCGACCTGATCCCAGAACTCCAGGGCCGCCTTCCGATCCGGGTCGAACTGGAAGCGTTGACCCAGGACGACTTCCGCCGCATCCTCAAGGAGCCGAAGAACGCCTTGACGAAGCAATACCGGCTGTTGCTTCAGACCGAAGGCGTCGAACTCGAGTTCACGGACGACGCCTTGGACGAGTTGGCGCTTATGGCCGCAGCCGTCAACGAGAAGACCGAGAACATCGGGGCCAGACGGTTGCACACCATGTTGGAGAAACTTCTCGAGGACGAGATGTTCGCAGCTCCGGACGGTTCGCCGCGGAAGGTCGTCGTCGACCGTATGATGGTCCAGATCCGGCTGTCCGGCCTTGTCGACGACCCGGACCGAAACCGCAGGATTCTTTGA
- a CDS encoding HTTM domain-containing protein, whose translation MKWLKSFDNSLFGQTSPVTMGVLRMITGFLALLNFLFQAGQFTDWYTEKGYYPVWQAQKWAGGDVNLNLLWNVTDARVTLALYVVLCVSAFTTMLGLWTRVSSILLFVLTVTFHHRCPDILNSGDTLLRQMCFFVMIAPSGAACSLDRLTALWKGKAPLVPPLVSIWPQRLWQYQVTIVYFTTVWHKWTGSHWRDGTATWFVPQLREFERFPVPAFFDHQPMVAVTTYVTLVIELGIAFLAYSKPLRKYVLIGGLILHAGIEYRFNIPLFAFVMTSTYLSFYYGDEVTVWAKRLGQNLRRLRVKVLTPQGTSLDPAKGQALVSMDAFGLVDFEPGDSTGWKAVGPGGHERDPYSSVLKTAPAAWPLALVPQAWKRLMDGSLTKAAKTEAPHVQS comes from the coding sequence ATGAAGTGGCTGAAGTCGTTCGATAACTCGCTGTTCGGTCAAACGTCGCCCGTGACGATGGGCGTCCTTCGGATGATCACCGGGTTCCTAGCCTTGTTGAACTTCCTGTTCCAAGCCGGGCAGTTCACGGACTGGTACACCGAGAAGGGTTACTATCCGGTCTGGCAGGCGCAAAAGTGGGCGGGCGGCGACGTCAATCTGAACCTCCTGTGGAACGTGACCGACGCCCGGGTCACCCTCGCCCTGTACGTCGTGCTTTGCGTTTCGGCCTTCACGACGATGCTCGGTCTGTGGACGCGAGTGTCAAGCATCCTCTTGTTCGTCCTCACGGTGACGTTCCACCACCGCTGCCCGGACATCCTGAACAGCGGGGACACCCTCCTTCGCCAAATGTGCTTCTTCGTCATGATCGCGCCGAGCGGAGCGGCGTGCTCGCTCGACCGCCTGACCGCCCTTTGGAAGGGCAAAGCCCCGCTCGTGCCTCCCCTCGTCTCGATCTGGCCGCAGAGGTTGTGGCAGTACCAAGTGACCATCGTGTACTTCACGACCGTCTGGCACAAGTGGACAGGATCGCACTGGCGCGACGGGACGGCGACGTGGTTCGTGCCTCAATTGCGCGAGTTCGAGCGCTTTCCGGTCCCTGCCTTCTTCGACCATCAGCCGATGGTCGCGGTCACGACCTACGTCACGCTCGTCATCGAGCTCGGCATCGCGTTCCTCGCTTACAGCAAGCCGTTGAGGAAGTACGTTCTGATCGGGGGCCTGATCCTCCACGCCGGAATCGAATACCGCTTCAACATCCCCCTGTTCGCGTTCGTCATGACCAGCACGTACCTCTCGTTCTACTACGGAGACGAAGTCACGGTTTGGGCCAAGCGGCTGGGCCAAAACCTGCGGCGCTTGCGGGTGAAAGTCCTGACGCCCCAAGGCACGTCTCTCGACCCCGCAAAGGGTCAGGCCCTTGTGTCCATGGACGCGTTCGGTCTCGTCGACTTCGAGCCCGGCGACTCGACCGGGTGGAAGGCGGTCGGCCCGGGCGGACACGAACGCGACCCTTATTCCTCGGTCCTCAAGACCGCTCCAGCAGCCTGGCCGCTCGCCCTTGTGCCCCAAGCCTGGAAGCGGCTGATGGACGGAAGCCTGACGAAGGCCGCGAAAACAGAAGCGCCTCACGTACAATCCTAG